One stretch of Roseimicrobium sp. ORNL1 DNA includes these proteins:
- a CDS encoding ATP-binding protein, with product MDPERAPRFSPVEAIRKRPGMYIGDPCEQGIEHLIYELVANSIDLFLSRKATKVSVTINGTSISVSDDGPGLPFDHVEMNSVPKAVHWLTHLHDTPTADGHAPHVHLNATGVGLVLVNALSANLKVVSHRNGIRWEQHFAKGEIVGAPITSVSSAKGTSITFTADRDVLQASLPRMHVQRRRLFDVAHLFPGMKVQLGDETFHAPGGLADYVQFLASQNEDLCHASEPSRLLHVRHESDELTVEAAAVGSSAKCQWLSWCNGTGTRLHGTHVDGFRDALRRKDWTPAVAMISAIMKEPRFSAPMRAKVVNKELRGQVRQVVLEAMREAGIL from the coding sequence ATGGATCCCGAGCGCGCGCCGCGGTTTTCCCCAGTCGAAGCCATTCGCAAACGACCGGGCATGTACATCGGAGATCCGTGCGAGCAAGGCATCGAGCACCTCATCTACGAGTTGGTGGCTAACAGCATCGATCTCTTCCTGTCCAGAAAGGCCACCAAAGTCAGTGTCACCATCAACGGGACCAGCATCTCGGTGAGCGATGATGGACCTGGACTGCCATTCGATCATGTTGAAATGAATTCCGTTCCCAAGGCGGTGCACTGGCTCACCCACCTGCACGACACGCCGACGGCAGATGGACATGCTCCTCACGTACACTTGAATGCCACCGGAGTGGGTCTGGTGTTGGTGAACGCCCTTTCCGCCAATCTCAAGGTGGTGTCCCACCGGAATGGAATACGGTGGGAACAGCACTTTGCCAAAGGAGAGATTGTCGGCGCTCCCATAACAAGCGTCTCCTCCGCGAAAGGCACATCGATAACATTCACGGCGGATCGTGATGTTCTCCAAGCCTCACTGCCCCGCATGCATGTGCAGCGGCGCCGGTTGTTTGATGTGGCGCATCTCTTTCCGGGAATGAAGGTCCAGTTGGGCGATGAGACATTCCACGCGCCCGGCGGGCTCGCGGACTATGTGCAGTTCCTGGCATCACAAAATGAAGACCTGTGCCATGCCTCCGAGCCTTCAAGGTTGCTTCATGTACGGCACGAGTCGGATGAGTTGACCGTGGAGGCCGCCGCAGTGGGTTCGTCCGCGAAATGCCAATGGCTCTCCTGGTGCAACGGCACTGGGACTCGTCTGCATGGCACGCATGTGGATGGATTTCGTGATGCGCTGCGGCGCAAGGACTGGACTCCCGCCGTTGCGATGATCAGCGCCATCATGAAAGAGCCGCGTTTCTCCGCTCCCATGCGAGCCAAGGTCGTCAATAAGGAGTTGCGTGGTCAGGTACGCCAGGTCGTTTTGGAAGCGATGAGGGAAGCGGGGATTTTGTGA